CTAGTGAACGTGAACGACGTGCTGGCGATGGGTGGCCGGCCAGTCGGCCTCGTTAACGTGATTTCGACGTCCGACGTCGACGTGTGTCGTGAAATCCTCGAAGGAATGCGTGAGGGCGCGTGGAAGTTTTCCACACCGGTCCTCGGAGGACACACACATCCGGACACTCCTTACACCGCAGTAGATGCGGCGATAGTGGGGATCACCAACGAAGAGCATCTCGTGCTCAGTTCTACTGCTGAGGAGGGTGACTTGATAGTCTTCGTCATCGATCTCAACGGTCGGCCCTATCCGGAGTATCCTCTTAATTGGGATACGACAACGATGAAGGATCCTGACTACCTCAGGAGGCAAATGGAAGCTGTAGCCGAAGCTTCTAGGCTCGTAAAAGCTGGTAAAGATGTGAGTAACCCGGGCCTCGTCGGAACTCTCGCCATGATGCTCGAAGCCAGTGGTTGTCTCGGTGCTGAGGTGTGGTTAGACAACATCCCAAAACCTGAAAACGTAGACATGGCCACGTGGTTGAAAATGTATCCCGGAATGGGTTTCGTGTACGCGGTGGACAGTGATCGTGATGTCCGTGCGATCAAGCATGTGTTGTCAGATGCCGGGCTGGAAGTGTCGGTGATTGGCGAGGTGACGGAGGACGGTGTTGTCAAGGTGACCGAAGGTGACGAAAGTGCTCGAGTGTTCGACTTTCGAGAGGACAGAATCCTAGGGGTGTCTCCGCGTTGAGGGTATACGTCGACGGGGAACCGGTTGATGTACCCGAGGAGGCGACTGTTCGCGATGCGCTCGAGGTAGCGG
Above is a window of Methanopyrus sp. SNP6 DNA encoding:
- a CDS encoding methanogenesis marker 2 protein produces the protein MNLRELARELRSFEGVTRKYPVKTVVEGLLEPLDVTFEGEVIADVGEDAAAVKVGDDILLIAADGIWGKLIDRDPWWAGYCAVLVNVNDVLAMGGRPVGLVNVISTSDVDVCREILEGMREGAWKFSTPVLGGHTHPDTPYTAVDAAIVGITNEEHLVLSSTAEEGDLIVFVIDLNGRPYPEYPLNWDTTTMKDPDYLRRQMEAVAEASRLVKAGKDVSNPGLVGTLAMMLEASGCLGAEVWLDNIPKPENVDMATWLKMYPGMGFVYAVDSDRDVRAIKHVLSDAGLEVSVIGEVTEDGVVKVTEGDESARVFDFREDRILGVSPR